ATTTGAGCAATCGACCAAAAAGCGGGCACTTCTAAAATAATGTCTCTCAGCGTTCCGCCGCCAATCGCGGTAATTACACCCAATACCAGAACACCAAAAAGATCTACGCCTCGATCGGCAATAGCCAGCACCCCAGTCACCGCGAAAGCAATCGTAGCAATGATGCCAATCCAAAAATTGATTTGATCCATAGCATCTAGTCTAAATCACTGGAGCAAGCCAACCAATCAAGTCCTCAATATACTGAGGGAATGCCATCAAGGGACCTTTTATGAAAACTCAGCTTTATAGCTTTTGGCGCAGCTCAGCAGCCTTTCGGGTACGGATTGCCCTGAACTTAAAAGGTATGGCTTATGAAGTAATTCCAGTGCATCTCCTTAAAGATGGTGGCGGACAACGCACCCCCGAGTATGCAAGCAAAAATCCCAATCGTTTGGTGCCGCTGTATACCGATGGCACACACGCTATTCACCAATCTCTTGCGATCATCGAATACCTTGATGAGATTCAAGCAAATCCGCCGCTTCTGCCCTTGTCTGCAATTGATCGAGGCTGGGTTCGCGCAGTCGCAATGGACGTAGCAATTGAAATTCACCCGCTGAATAATTTGAGAGTGTTGCGCTATCTCATGAAAACCTTGGGTGTTAGTCCAGAGGCAAAAGATGTCTGGAGTCAGCACTGGATGACTGTAGGTTTAGAGAGCCTAGAAAAGCAATTGAGTACAGATGCAAGAGTAGGTCGCTTTGCTTATGGCGATCAACCCGGCTTGATTGACATTTGCTTGGTGCCACAAATCTTTAACG
The window above is part of the beta proteobacterium CB genome. Proteins encoded here:
- a CDS encoding Maleylacetoacetate isomerase; translation: MKTQLYSFWRSSAAFRVRIALNLKGMAYEVIPVHLLKDGGGQRTPEYASKNPNRLVPLYTDGTHAIHQSLAIIEYLDEIQANPPLLPLSAIDRGWVRAVAMDVAIEIHPLNNLRVLRYLMKTLGVSPEAKDVWSQHWMTVGLESLEKQLSTDARVGRFAYGDQPGLIDICLVPQIFNALSVKMDMKAYPTLMGIFHQCMALPAFIEASWENQIDAEGSNPFAPPQE